The proteins below come from a single Methanobacterium petrolearium genomic window:
- a CDS encoding class I SAM-dependent methyltransferase, which produces MVYSFSKDKIWFLGRGCQEYMSMFKLSPGFLKNQRTLDCAAGASSFVPVLGNQGYLVTAIDPLYGMDYETVQERSIDDFYTLIKAHTGMEDKVDWGFFQNSKNMIEERMKACKKFINDYKVFKGIRYIKGKLPELPFNNNQFSLTLCSHLLFLYDDRLDYQFHLNSIREMLRVTSEEVRIYPLVNLQGNGNKSHFVGRITEDLASDAEMEIVKVDYRFRKGGNEMMKIKKTN; this is translated from the coding sequence ATGGTCTACTCATTTTCCAAGGATAAAATATGGTTTCTGGGAAGAGGGTGTCAGGAATACATGTCCATGTTCAAACTGAGTCCAGGATTCCTTAAAAATCAAAGAACACTAGACTGTGCAGCAGGGGCAAGTTCCTTTGTGCCGGTACTGGGAAACCAGGGATATCTGGTTACTGCTATAGACCCACTCTACGGAATGGACTATGAAACAGTACAGGAAAGATCCATTGATGATTTTTACACCCTAATCAAAGCCCATACTGGAATGGAGGATAAAGTGGACTGGGGATTTTTCCAAAACTCCAAAAATATGATTGAAGAAAGAATGAAAGCCTGCAAAAAATTCATTAACGATTACAAAGTTTTCAAAGGCATAAGATACATAAAAGGAAAACTACCAGAACTTCCCTTTAACAACAACCAGTTTTCACTCACATTATGTTCCCATCTTCTATTTCTCTACGACGACCGTCTGGATTACCAGTTCCACCTTAATTCCATCAGGGAAATGTTACGGGTGACTTCTGAAGAAGTGCGCATCTACCCTCTGGTCAATCTCCAGGGAAATGGGAACAAATCACACTTCGTTGGCAGGATAACTGAAGATCTGGCCAGTGACGCAGAGATGGAAATAGTGAAAGTTGATTACAGGTTCCGTAAAGGTGGGAATGAAATGATGAAAATTAAAAAAACAAATTAA
- a CDS encoding energy-coupling factor ABC transporter permease: MNIPDGFIPLWQCGLYIILMFIAWIFTLKWLIKSLDKLKKEKSDNDKIISYVFLLIFLWVFLFIIQAFCIPVPFGVGISLMGAALVTIILRSPWGAVLVMSPLIMLQWLLFGDGGITTIGVNIINIGVIAGFTGFYVYKFAKPLGKIPQAIVGGWFAGLLSLIFASLAVSVEMWLAGTFPLLEGVISMGMYSAVVGIFEGIITMVGCIILLVLRSKNKKVNKQNS, encoded by the coding sequence ATGAACATACCCGACGGTTTTATTCCATTGTGGCAATGTGGCCTGTATATAATTTTAATGTTCATAGCATGGATTTTCACACTTAAATGGCTGATTAAAAGCTTAGATAAACTTAAAAAAGAAAAATCTGACAATGATAAAATAATTTCATATGTATTTTTATTGATTTTTCTATGGGTATTCCTGTTCATTATACAGGCATTTTGCATTCCCGTACCCTTCGGAGTGGGTATAAGTTTGATGGGGGCTGCACTGGTAACCATAATACTTCGAAGTCCATGGGGTGCAGTCCTGGTTATGTCTCCCCTAATCATGTTACAGTGGTTACTATTTGGAGACGGTGGTATAACTACCATCGGTGTCAACATAATTAATATTGGAGTTATAGCCGGTTTTACAGGGTTTTACGTTTATAAGTTTGCTAAACCACTGGGAAAAATACCACAAGCCATAGTGGGTGGGTGGTTTGCTGGACTTTTATCCTTAATTTTTGCATCTTTAGCAGTTTCTGTGGAGATGTGGCTGGCTGGTACATTTCCATTATTAGAAGGAGTTATTTCCATGGGCATGTACTCCGCAGTGGTTGGAATTTTCGAAGGTATCATAACCATGGTAGGCTGTATTATCCTCCTGGTTTTAAGATCTAAGAATAAAAAAGTTAATAAACAAAATTCATGA
- the cbiM gene encoding cobalt transporter CbiM, translating into MHIPDGFIPLWQCAIYYVILIVALYFSLQWARKNLDEKAVPLMAVLAAGIFAIMSMNMPIPFGTSGHMVGGALVAIVFCAPEAAVIVFTLVLLVQALFFGDGGITALGANVLNMGIVGGCVGLFTFKGLRKPIGKYPAIAIAAWLSIFLAAELAAVEMWLAGTFPLVAGLASMGIYHFFIGIIEAVLTVVVIYALEKLRPDLLAWNKNKTLGEQKTEESEVTAK; encoded by the coding sequence ATGCATATACCAGATGGTTTTATTCCACTGTGGCAGTGCGCTATATACTATGTTATTCTCATAGTGGCACTGTACTTCTCCCTGCAATGGGCCAGGAAGAATCTCGATGAGAAAGCAGTTCCCTTGATGGCAGTTTTAGCTGCAGGTATTTTTGCCATAATGTCGATGAATATGCCCATACCCTTTGGAACCAGCGGCCATATGGTCGGTGGTGCATTAGTAGCCATTGTATTCTGCGCTCCTGAGGCAGCAGTAATTGTGTTCACCCTGGTACTATTAGTACAGGCGCTGTTCTTCGGAGATGGAGGAATAACTGCTTTGGGTGCCAATGTACTTAACATGGGTATTGTCGGGGGTTGTGTAGGACTTTTCACCTTTAAAGGTCTAAGAAAACCAATAGGTAAATATCCTGCCATAGCTATCGCCGCATGGTTATCCATATTCCTGGCAGCTGAATTAGCTGCTGTTGAGATGTGGTTGGCCGGAACTTTCCCACTTGTCGCAGGATTAGCATCTATGGGAATATACCACTTCTTCATAGGAATTATTGAAGCAGTGTTAACCGTAGTAGTAATTTATGCTCTGGAAAAACTCAGACCCGACCTGCTTGCCTGGAATAAAAACAAAACATTAGGTGAACAGAAAACTGAAGAAAGTGAGGTGACTGCCAAATGA
- a CDS encoding PDGLE domain-containing protein, giving the protein MSTNDKYFVIGGLIICLVIAVMSPFIASPDPDGLEKSAENVGVGETEAALQSPMPDYSIEGLEKIGEIAALAIGIIITLIVAYVVAMLLRRRNPPETSP; this is encoded by the coding sequence ATGAGCACCAATGACAAATACTTCGTTATCGGAGGTTTAATTATCTGTCTGGTGATAGCAGTTATGTCACCTTTTATAGCTTCACCAGATCCAGATGGTTTGGAGAAATCCGCCGAAAATGTTGGCGTGGGCGAAACTGAAGCCGCTCTCCAATCACCAATGCCAGATTACTCCATAGAAGGGTTAGAAAAAATTGGTGAAATAGCAGCTCTAGCTATAGGCATTATTATAACATTAATAGTAGCCTATGTTGTTGCCATGCTACTTAGAAGGAGAAACCCCCCAGAAACATCACCATAA
- the cbiQ gene encoding cobalt ECF transporter T component CbiQ, which translates to MNGVGSVRELEKETDKESPLHSMDGRVKLILLIFIIVYAVFSTQIAVMIFLESYLLLLIYISTVSFKTTVTRVLLLLPFGGFIIAFQPFIHPGNVIWSGAFGIQVTDGGLMWAALLMSRLIVALTSIVLLSSISPMQEVVESFRKLGMPREFAMILSLMIRFLFMFYDELHRISHAQKARCFDAFNNKLPYKWRMKQLGYTVAMMFLRAYEQGETIYLSMASRGFSEKSKLYHDRKKKIGTHEYVFIASTLGVVVCLQILAMFFFYQWGFVGINIA; encoded by the coding sequence ATGAACGGAGTAGGCTCAGTAAGAGAGCTTGAGAAAGAAACTGACAAAGAAAGCCCCCTTCATTCCATGGATGGAAGAGTCAAACTAATTTTATTAATATTCATTATTGTTTATGCCGTATTTTCCACTCAAATAGCAGTTATGATATTCCTGGAAAGTTACCTTTTACTGTTGATTTACATATCCACTGTTTCATTTAAAACCACTGTAACCCGAGTTCTGTTACTTCTACCTTTTGGTGGTTTCATAATAGCATTTCAACCATTTATTCATCCCGGTAATGTGATCTGGTCTGGTGCTTTCGGTATTCAAGTCACTGATGGTGGTTTGATGTGGGCAGCTCTTTTAATGTCCAGGCTCATAGTGGCCCTTACATCCATTGTACTTTTATCATCAATAAGTCCCATGCAGGAAGTGGTGGAGTCCTTCCGAAAACTTGGTATGCCCAGGGAGTTTGCCATGATACTCAGCCTCATGATCAGATTTCTCTTCATGTTCTATGATGAACTGCACCGCATATCCCATGCTCAGAAAGCCAGATGTTTTGATGCTTTTAACAACAAACTCCCCTACAAATGGAGGATGAAACAGTTGGGTTACACTGTAGCTATGATGTTCTTACGAGCCTATGAACAGGGGGAAACCATTTATCTAAGTATGGCTAGTCGGGGATTTTCAGAAAAATCCAAACTCTACCATGATCGAAAGAAAAAAATCGGAACTCATGAGTATGTATTTATTGCCTCCACCCTGGGAGTGGTAGTCTGTCTGCAAATTTTAGCCATGTTCTTCTTTTATCAATGGGGATTCGTGGGGATAAACATTGCTTAA
- a CDS encoding ATP-binding cassette domain-containing protein yields MVRTIIQTENMSFTYPDGTSALHNINIEIKEGERVAIVGSNGAGKSTLFAHFNGINQPTSGLIKIDGQSAVYEKKELLQIRQKVGIVFQNPDDQLFAPTVVEDVAFGPMNLGLSEDEVDERVEEALKMVGMTGLEKRAPHHLSGGQKKRVAIAGILAMRPEIMVLDEPTTGLDPKGVDQVMEILYKLNQEDMSIIIASHDVEMVTQFADKIFVLHDGEIIGQGTPEEIFNNYETLKKAHLRPPKSAELLHLLKNNGVECEVKLTVEEAYHEILHAIGAESFHKVLHLVKSQLHHRLLHELGEENYHKMLHVLEEEHENHNLRN; encoded by the coding sequence ATGGTCAGAACAATAATACAAACCGAAAACATGAGTTTCACTTATCCTGACGGCACTTCCGCCCTTCATAATATTAATATTGAAATAAAAGAGGGTGAAAGGGTGGCCATTGTTGGTTCCAATGGTGCTGGTAAATCAACCCTTTTTGCACATTTCAACGGGATAAATCAACCCACTTCAGGCTTGATAAAAATTGATGGTCAATCTGCAGTTTATGAAAAAAAGGAACTTCTCCAAATCCGACAAAAAGTGGGCATTGTATTCCAGAACCCTGATGATCAGCTATTTGCACCCACTGTAGTGGAAGATGTGGCCTTCGGGCCCATGAACCTGGGACTATCTGAAGATGAAGTTGATGAAAGAGTAGAAGAGGCCCTAAAAATGGTAGGAATGACTGGGCTGGAAAAAAGAGCCCCACACCATTTGAGTGGTGGTCAGAAAAAACGGGTTGCCATTGCCGGCATTCTAGCCATGCGCCCGGAAATCATGGTATTAGATGAACCCACCACGGGCCTCGATCCCAAAGGTGTAGACCAAGTCATGGAAATTCTTTATAAACTAAACCAAGAAGATATGAGCATTATCATCGCCTCCCACGATGTGGAGATGGTCACCCAGTTTGCGGATAAAATATTCGTACTCCACGATGGCGAGATCATTGGCCAAGGCACTCCTGAGGAGATCTTCAACAATTATGAAACCCTTAAAAAAGCCCATCTCCGACCACCTAAATCAGCTGAACTCCTGCATTTACTTAAAAATAATGGAGTGGAATGTGAAGTTAAGTTAACAGTTGAAGAAGCATATCATGAGATATTACATGCTATTGGAGCAGAATCTTTTCACAAAGTGTTGCACTTGGTTAAAAGCCAGTTACATCACCGGCTTCTGCATGAATTAGGTGAGGAAAACTATCATAAAATGTTGCATGTGCTGGAAGAAGAGCACGAAAATCATAACCTTAGAAATTAA
- the bchH gene encoding magnesium chelatase subunit H, with product MKKILALTTINNTLSLKDAMEKIKKEHGDLVKIRKVYMEEYEDPTVSLQDVEDSVDESDIILIDIRGDIRLARELPAILEGKDKTVVVTVWGSPQILSMVKMGKFRGEEVIKIFQEHDLDLDHIISYQKKKDLPEKMEQLLEPEVRKDMELWLQTLEYYGQNDSTNLKNFILFLLQNFAGVDGLGNIPPALPQPLYGLYLPYQGIYQDLEEYKNRLGYDENLPSIGVLFYGGMHFDDTQPIADAFFEHLREDANVLSVFSNVENNLQAINEYLKDIDLFINLQYFQINGGPYGGSTEPTLQYFQEVDAPYLLSLRGYETDVYDWQAGEDDLSPLEIILGVTMPELDGAIEPLFTAGLETIQDPELGRVKLIKVLPDRMEKQAERIRKWLILRRKKNEDKKLAILTYNYPPGEENLAGSGYLDVFASMEIFLQKLQENGYHLDIPSEKLKDLFMKEGVLNSPKYHQKIGIRVKKDDYVVWFRQLPENVQQQVISRWGEPPGEVMVDGDEIILPGLFLSNIFLGVQPSRGVHENPETAYHDKKLPPHHQYLAYYYFLESVYGADAVIHFGMHGTLEFTPGKQVGLSSSCFPDLLIGTLPHIYYYWVGNTSESTIAKRRSYAQCISHASPPMKSSGLYEDYLNLEELLDQYNENYDEKTLKIIEEKAQELHLPVYPDEISMELYRMKKRLIPHGLHILDSKPAPEQLVDYLLGVLRIEREYPPILKILDSQEENKKTGEEQLGKIKDNQLEEDAKKLIKSLIEGNVPAYFPEGYGKYVKEIIGNITDSREAEGLLNALNGQYIMPCRGGDPIRDPEVYPTGRAMYAFDPRQIPTVAAEARGQQAAELLVKSYLEKHGQYPQRVGIVLWGFETLKTGGDTIATILALLGMRIKHQKGAWFKNIEVIPLKELGRPRIDVTITICGIFRDTLATHIDFINRAVRRVTRLEEDPEDNYPRKHYLEDAEELGDLAMARVFGPAPTEYATSMRTRVETGKWEEEEELVESYQDSMKYAYQEGTITESEEAFNRALSRVDMVTQERDNTEYEVTDLDHYYEFLGGLSRTIENKRGEKADVLVVDSTEEEVRVEGLSQTIQRATRTRLLNPAWIDGMLNHEFHGAQKLQDNLEYLLGFAATTGQVENWLFDEAADKLLFDEEMRKKILENNPYAAVKMGETLLETERRGYWEVDEEKIRELRDLVVNMDAEVE from the coding sequence ATGAAGAAAATATTGGCCCTCACTACCATAAACAACACATTATCCTTGAAAGATGCCATGGAGAAGATTAAAAAGGAACATGGTGATCTGGTAAAAATAAGAAAAGTTTACATGGAAGAATATGAGGATCCCACTGTATCCTTACAAGATGTTGAAGACAGTGTAGATGAATCTGATATTATATTAATAGATATCAGGGGAGATATCCGCCTGGCCAGAGAGTTACCAGCCATACTGGAAGGTAAAGATAAAACCGTGGTGGTAACGGTGTGGGGCAGTCCACAGATCCTTTCCATGGTAAAAATGGGAAAATTTCGTGGTGAGGAAGTTATTAAAATATTCCAGGAACATGATCTGGATCTGGATCATATCATAAGTTACCAGAAAAAGAAAGATTTACCAGAAAAGATGGAACAACTCTTAGAACCAGAAGTAAGGAAAGATATGGAACTATGGCTCCAAACCCTGGAATATTATGGCCAAAACGATTCTACGAATCTGAAAAACTTTATATTATTCCTTTTACAGAACTTTGCTGGAGTTGATGGTTTAGGAAATATTCCGCCAGCATTACCACAACCGCTTTATGGTCTATACCTTCCTTATCAGGGTATTTATCAGGATCTGGAGGAATATAAAAACCGGCTGGGTTATGATGAAAATCTTCCCAGCATAGGTGTGCTTTTTTATGGAGGAATGCACTTTGATGACACCCAACCCATAGCAGATGCATTTTTTGAACACCTGCGCGAGGATGCCAATGTACTGTCTGTTTTTTCCAACGTGGAAAACAACCTCCAGGCCATCAATGAATACTTAAAAGACATTGATCTTTTCATAAACTTACAGTACTTTCAGATCAATGGAGGCCCCTATGGTGGCAGCACAGAACCCACTCTCCAGTACTTCCAGGAAGTGGATGCCCCCTATTTGCTGAGCCTGCGAGGATATGAAACAGATGTGTATGACTGGCAGGCTGGGGAAGATGACCTCAGTCCCCTGGAAATCATTCTGGGGGTGACCATGCCAGAACTGGATGGAGCCATAGAACCCCTATTTACTGCAGGACTGGAAACCATCCAGGACCCAGAACTGGGACGGGTGAAACTCATCAAAGTCTTACCAGACCGTATGGAAAAACAGGCTGAAAGAATCAGAAAATGGCTCATCCTCAGAAGAAAGAAAAATGAAGATAAAAAATTAGCCATTTTAACCTATAACTATCCCCCTGGTGAAGAAAACCTGGCGGGTTCCGGATACTTGGATGTTTTTGCCAGTATGGAAATATTCCTTCAAAAACTCCAGGAGAATGGTTACCACTTAGATATTCCTTCTGAAAAACTTAAAGACTTATTCATGAAAGAAGGAGTTCTAAACAGCCCTAAATATCATCAAAAAATAGGAATACGGGTTAAAAAAGATGATTATGTGGTATGGTTCCGGCAACTGCCTGAAAACGTTCAACAGCAGGTGATATCTCGTTGGGGTGAACCACCAGGTGAGGTTATGGTGGATGGTGATGAAATCATCCTCCCCGGGCTATTTTTGAGTAATATATTCTTGGGTGTGCAGCCCAGCAGAGGGGTGCATGAAAACCCAGAAACTGCTTATCATGATAAAAAACTACCACCACATCACCAGTACCTGGCTTATTACTACTTTTTAGAGAGTGTTTATGGTGCCGATGCAGTGATTCATTTTGGAATGCATGGAACATTGGAATTCACTCCGGGAAAACAGGTAGGTCTTTCATCATCCTGTTTCCCTGACCTTTTAATTGGAACTTTACCTCATATTTACTACTATTGGGTGGGAAACACTTCAGAATCAACTATAGCCAAGCGAAGATCCTATGCCCAGTGCATATCACACGCATCTCCTCCCATGAAAAGTTCAGGGTTATACGAGGATTATCTGAATCTTGAAGAACTTTTAGACCAATACAATGAAAATTATGATGAAAAAACCCTTAAAATCATTGAAGAGAAGGCTCAAGAACTCCACTTACCCGTATATCCTGATGAAATATCAATGGAACTCTACAGGATGAAAAAAAGACTCATCCCTCACGGTCTGCACATATTAGATAGTAAACCTGCCCCTGAACAGTTGGTAGATTATCTTCTAGGAGTTCTAAGAATTGAACGTGAATATCCTCCTATTTTAAAAATATTAGATTCACAGGAAGAAAATAAAAAAACAGGGGAAGAACAACTTGGAAAAATTAAAGATAATCAACTTGAAGAAGATGCCAAAAAACTAATTAAATCCTTAATTGAGGGAAATGTCCCAGCTTATTTTCCTGAAGGATATGGGAAATATGTTAAAGAAATCATAGGTAATATAACTGATTCCAGGGAAGCTGAAGGTTTATTAAATGCTTTAAATGGCCAATATATTATGCCCTGTCGGGGTGGAGACCCTATACGTGATCCTGAGGTTTATCCTACAGGAAGAGCCATGTATGCATTTGATCCCCGTCAGATACCCACAGTAGCAGCAGAAGCCAGGGGTCAGCAAGCTGCAGAACTCTTAGTCAAATCTTATCTGGAAAAACATGGCCAGTACCCTCAGAGGGTTGGAATAGTATTATGGGGTTTTGAAACCCTTAAAACAGGTGGAGATACCATAGCCACCATTTTGGCTCTATTGGGGATGCGTATCAAGCATCAAAAGGGGGCCTGGTTCAAAAACATTGAAGTTATACCATTAAAGGAACTGGGAAGACCCAGAATCGATGTGACCATCACCATCTGTGGCATATTCCGGGATACCCTAGCTACTCATATTGATTTTATTAACCGTGCAGTTAGAAGGGTAACTAGATTGGAAGAAGATCCTGAGGATAATTATCCCCGTAAACATTACCTGGAAGATGCGGAGGAGTTAGGTGATCTGGCCATGGCCCGTGTCTTTGGTCCAGCACCCACTGAGTATGCCACCAGCATGCGCACCCGGGTGGAAACTGGTAAATGGGAAGAGGAGGAAGAACTGGTAGAAAGCTACCAGGACAGTATGAAATATGCATATCAGGAGGGTACCATCACCGAGAGCGAGGAAGCATTCAACCGGGCACTTTCCAGGGTGGATATGGTCACGCAAGAAAGGGATAACACTGAATATGAGGTTACTGACCTGGATCATTACTATGAGTTTCTGGGTGGGCTTTCCCGTACCATTGAAAATAAACGGGGTGAAAAAGCAGATGTACTGGTGGTGGACTCCACAGAAGAAGAAGTTCGGGTGGAAGGATTATCCCAAACTATCCAGCGAGCCACAAGAACCCGTCTTTTAAACCCGGCATGGATCGATGGAATGTTAAACCATGAATTCCATGGTGCTCAGAAACTTCAGGACAATTTGGAATACCTACTGGGATTTGCAGCCACCACTGGGCAGGTTGAAAACTGGTTATTTGACGAAGCAGCTGACAAACTCCTCTTTGATGAAGAAATGAGGAAAAAAATACTGGAAAATAATCCATACGCTGCTGTTAAAATGGGAGAAACACTGCTTGAAACTGAACGAAGAGGATACTGGGAAGTTGATGAGGAAAAAATAAGAGAGTTAAGGGATTTGGTGGTGAATATGGATGCGGAAGTAGAATAA